The Lycium barbarum isolate Lr01 chromosome 11, ASM1917538v2, whole genome shotgun sequence genome contains the following window.
gacggcaaaaacggcagcttttgaacgcatgtatgctgaactagaagagaaaggaggggaccggaaattgttcaggctagccaaggcgagggagagaaaggcacgtgatgtggatcaagtaaagtgcatcaaggacgagcatggaaaagtattggtagaggaaacTCTCTtgagacggagatggcagtcatacttctgcaaactcttgaatgaagaaggggacaaagacattgtgttgggagaattagaacatacaggaaggcgtcacgattttggttattgcaggagtattaaggttgacgaggttaagggtgttgttcgtaggatgcacaggggaagagcgaccggacctgacgagattcctggggaattctggaagagcgcgggcccggcaggtttggagtggctgactaggttgtttaatgtcatctttaagacgacattgatgcccgaagaatggagggcgagtgtaatgatccctctatacaagaataagggagatatccagagttgcaacaactatagaggtatcaagctgctaagccatactatgaaggtgtgggaaagggtggtggagatgagggtgagaagaggtgtgtctatttcagagaaccagtttggattcatgccgggacactcaactacagaagccatccatcttttGAGAAgtttggtggagcagtatagggagaggaagatggacttacacatggtattcatcgacctagaaaaggcttatgacaaagttccaagacagatcctatggaaatgcttggaggctaaaagtgtacctgtggcgtacattagggtgatcaaggacatgtatgagggagccaaaaccagggtaaggacagtaggaggagactcagagcactttccagttgtgatggggttgcatcaaggatcagctcttagtccgtttttatttgccttggtgatggatgaattgacacggaaaattcaaggtgaggtgccatggtgtatgctgttcgcggacgacatagtcctgatcaacgagactcgtagcggagttaacgctaagttggagagttggagacatactctggagtctaaagggtttaagttgagtaagaccaagacagagtacttggagtgtaagtttagtgaagcacctcaggaggctggcttggaagtgagacttggtacccaggccatacagaagaaaagtagtttcaagtaccttgggtctattctgcaaagcagcggggagattgacgatgatgtcacacatcgtattggggcagggtggatgaaatggaggcttgcttccggagtgctatgtgacaagaaggtgccaccaaaacttaagggcaagttctacaaagtagtggttagaccgactatgttgtatggggcggagtgttggccagttaagatctctcacgttcaaaagatgaaagttgccgagatgagaatgttaagatggatgtgtggccacaccaggagtgacaggattagtaataagcatattcgggataaggtgggggtggcctcggtggaagacaagatgcgagaaacGACAttaagatggtttgggcatgtgaagaggagagacacagatgccccagtgcagaggtgtgagaggttagccatggatggtttcagatgaggtaggggtaggccgaagaagtattggggagaggtaattagacatgacatggcgcaactacagcttaccgaggacatgaccttagataggagggtttggaggacccaaattagggtagaaggctagtagatagtctcgttttccgttcttattagtagtcgcattatcgcaatataatttcttctgctcagatttctgctattatctgttatttcctgtgctttgattatcctatgttatctgtgtcacttgcattatttcatttcatatcgctttgattctcttaaccttatctgacttctttttatgcttttattgagccgagggtctttcggaaacagccatcctaccttggtaggagtaaggtctgcgtacactctaccctccccagaccccacgatgtgggatttcactgggttgttgttgttattgttgttgttgatgatacaGTTTTGCCTATCTAAATGACTCTTTCATTTACAATTTTTTTGTCCTACAGTATGAAGTTGTCGAACAGTTTAGAAAAAATAGAAGCTTTCTTGATACTGAAAGATCCTTTGTCATTGAACACATTAAGTGTAGACGGGATTTCCAACAGTCACTAGCCAGTTCCTTGGATAAAAATCTTCCTAACTAACCAGCATGTTTGTTTAGGGGTGTTCATTTGTATCAATTCCTTATCTTTCATATAGAAATTGTGAATCCAtagtttattttttctttttgccaCTGTCCATAAAAGTTTACAAATTGTAGCCTTGTTAATCATACTAGAAAAATTATAGTAATTAATAgacttattaatcatatattaGTTTGTTCTTGATGTGACCTTTGTTTAGTTGAAGAAAACCTTGATTACCCTACCTTAAGTCGTTGCAATGTTTGATCTGTCATTGTGCTAATACGGAATGCTCACGATTGATCAGGAGAAAGAAGTTAGTTTCCGATAGTATCTTCAGTTTAAACAACTCACACTCGTCTCACAAATCAATTAACTCAAACTACCTCCATGCGCTTAAATATTAACGGAGATCAAAAGTGCTCAatttttatagacataaaaaaCTATAAGTGCATGTGTATACCTAAAAGGATTGTTTTAAGCGAACCCTCAAAACATAAGAAGCTTTaatttttttgtcattttctcgtaAATATTCAAATACCAAAAAGTATAACAAGTAGTAGACAATGACTCTGTCCTCTGTCTACAAGGAACTAAGCAAAGCAAAACAGAACTTAAAACTAATGAAAAAATAGTAAAGAAACCCAGCTGAGGTAACTGTCTGATTACCAGCATCTTTGATATCCAACCAAAAAGTATTGCTTTCAAACAACAGCAGGCATGTCCTTGAGCCAAGCATCTAGTGGCTTACCAATTGCATAGACAATAAATCCAATCTCTCTAAGCTTCTCCGCATCAATAACGTTCCTACCATCAAATATGAAAGCAGGTTTCTGCATGTTATCATATATCTTCTTGTAATCAAGTTTCTTGAATCCCTCCCACTCTGTAAGAATGCAAACAGCATGTGCATCCTTTGTCGCGGTATAGGCATCCCAGACGACTGAAACTTGTTTCACATTAGTCGGACTCATTGGCTGGAGGTGAAGCGGATGATCCCAATCAAACTTGTTCATTGCAAGGTCCCTTTGGATTTGGTCCTCGTTAACTTGAGGGTCATATATGCTCAGCTTAGCCTTGTCTCCCAACAGTCCCTTGCAAACATCAATTGCAGGGGTCTCTCGAGTATCACCGGTATCCTTCTTGAAAGCAAAACCTAGAACGGCGACTTTCTTGCCTGATACTGTGTTGAACATGGAGGCAACAACGCGGTTGACAAAACGAATCTTCTGATAATCATTAATCTTGATTACCTGTTTCCAGTATTCAGCCACCTCTGGAAGACCATTGCACTCACAAATGTAAACCAGATTCAGAATATCCTTCTGGAAGCAAGAGCCACCGAAACCAACACTAGCGTTAAGAAACTTGGGACCAATCCTTGAGTCCTTACCAACAGCATACGACACCTCTGAGACATTTGCTCCAGTAGCCTCGCAGAGAGCTGACATGGCATTCACAGAAGAGATTCGTTGCGCCAAAAATGCATTCGCAGCCAGTTTTGAGAGTTCAGCGGACCACAAATTGGTGGTGAGGATCTGACTTTCAGGAACCCATTGGGCATAAATATCTTTCAATGCTTGGATAGCCTTCTGGCCTCCTGGAGTTTCGCGACCTCCGATTAAGACTCTGTCAGGATTAAAAAGGTCTTGGATTGCAGTCCCTTCAGCAAGAAACTCGGGGTTTGAAAGAATTTGGAAGTTAATTCCCTTGCTGTTGTGGGTCAAAATCTTCTCAATCGCCTCAGCAGTTTTGACTGGAACAGTCGATTTCTCAACGACTATTTTGTCAGATTTCGAGACATCGGCAATCATTCGAGCAGCACTCTCCCAGTAAGTCAGATCTGCAGCCTTGCCTGCTCCAAGGCCCCGAGTCTTGGTAGGAGTGTTGACAGAAACAAAAACTATATCAGCCTCGCATACATGTTTCTCCACATCTGTGCTAAAGAAGAGATTCCTGCCTCGACATTCCTTGACTACATCCTCAAGGCCTGGCTCATAGATGGGGAGCTGGTCACTATTCCACGCAGTGATGCGAGGCACAGATATATCTACCACCGCCACTTCAACGGAAGGGCATTTGAGTGCTACGACGGCCATGGTGGGACCACCCACATATCCAGCTCCTATACAGCAAATCTTCACCATTTTCCCTTTGTAAAATCTGCAATCGAAAAAGTTCAATTATTTTCAATAAGCTTCACTTCTCACATGAAAGGAAATGTAAGGCACATAATGAAATTTGTTACATACAAAAACATTCATAGAAACTACAAGCTCTCATATGTTTATTGTTAGCCGAATTGAACCTACTTCAACAAATATTTGAGACCTACCAGATGATATCCATAATCAAAAAAATTGTAATTCGATCACAATACACACAAATTCTTACATATCAGTTAACAAATGAATATAATATGCACAGATGTACACACCTAAATTAGGAGTAATTGCGAAAATGGCACCAAATCGGCACACAAGAACAACAAATTTGCTTAGTAATGACATAGTAACCACGTTATTGATCAGATCTAAAATCAACAAGGAAGATTCACATTCCAATTCTTGTTCTGAGCTCAAAAGCTCAATATCATTAGCTACATTGCCTGcatggaaaatcatttttcagatCGAACAAACGAATGTATAAGGTGGACCTAGATCTAGTAAGAACTAACAGTGAACACTGCATTCTATTGGGGACCTAAGAATATACATCAAAATCAACAAGGAAGGCAATCAGACACCTCCATCATCTAATCAGATACCTGAGAAGTATTTCTTTAAATTTTTCATTAAAAATTAACCTTAGTAAAGCAAAAGTTTTAACTTTCCAATTTTGAAAAATTACCCACTTCCACTATCAAAACACACAAAAAACACTTCCCTTTTTTGTCAAAAGAACCTTAAAAATAGCAGAAAGTTCACAATTTTCGATCTTGCAGAAGCAGACACTTCCATTAGCAAATCAGATACACGAAAAACACCCCCACGCCCCACACCTTCCCTCTTGTCTTACCTAAAAAATAGAATAAAGTTCACACTTTTCAATCTTTGAAAAAGCAGGCACAACCATTATCAAATCAGACACAGAAAAAACAGACAAAAAAAGAAACTCAGAAAAATACTTCTTCTTTTTCAAGAGAACCTTAAATAGCAGAAAAAAATCACCCTTTTCGATCTTGGAAAACCCCCACAAATCCTCCTTCACAATCTgaatcaaaaatatttttttttacataaaggGGTCATCAAACACAGAAAAATCAGACCAaaaaaaattttattttattttttgttcaaaaAAACCTTAAAATAGCAGAAAGGATCACCCTTTTCAATCTTGGAAAATTCCCACAAATCCTCCTTCACAATcagaatcaattttttttttttacataaaggGGTGATCAAACATGATAGAGTGTACATACATGAGAATTAAGCAATCAcgtaaatgaatgaaaaatactactccctccgtcgcACAAAGATTGTcatactttccttattagtttttCCAAAAACATTAAcacaattttatattttaaaaaaaactaattttatgagatgatttacggcCACATAAATATCTAAAGTTTGTTTTAAACCGCCCATTTCATAAGGCTTcctttattatttcttaaattccgtgctaagtcaaactaagacaatctttttgagacgcagggagtattttttttttcaaaagaaccTTATAATATCAGAAAAAATCACCCTTTTGGATCTTGTAAATGCCCCACAAATCCTCCTTCACAAATGAATCAGAAACAATTTTTCTTTTTACATAAAGGGGTGATCAAACATGATAGAGTGTACATATATGTTAATGAAGATATCATGTAAATGAATGAAAAAATGGGAAAAGAAAGGTTAGGAGTACCTGTGGGATCACTCAACAGAAATGAAGGTGAAAATGAGAAACTGTTGAGGTGTTAAATGGGTATGTAATGTAGGCTAGAAAGGCGGGTACCTCATTAAATAGTCGTTACAGATCTAAGATTTGACAAGTCTTTAACTTTAATAACAAGGGACAACCAAtggagtgtgtatatatatatataaaataaaacgcCAAAGGATGTGGTGAAGCAGAtgggtgatatttggcacaattATTTATATTTAGCGTTACCTAACCTCGTGTTCTTAGTACTTTAATCACATTTTCTATGATGGAATCGTTGTATCCGTGCTTATGTTGGTTTGTTTTGTGTGTCTAGGTACAATGAGGACAAATGATAAGAAACCGAGAAATTTTGGGTGGATTTGGAGGTGATTCTGTGTGCACGAGTCAACGAGAGGATCACGCGACACTTAGAAGATTTTTTGGACAACTAAAGGAAGATGGGCGTTAGGCCCGCGTCGCGGAGAAGGCAAACACACGTGAGACCCGCATCGCGGGTAGTGGACGTGAAAACAGCTGCAGACCAAAGCAAAATCAGAAATCTCAGAGGATACCCGCGTTGCACATGCGACGCAGGTGTAACGCGAGCGGACTGCCAGCTCCCCCGTTTTGATTAGGATTtggtttaattatttttgttttaaaccCTAAAGTATAAATAGACGTTTTATTAGTTGTTAATGACGTGTCGAGATTTTTGCTAAGACTTTTAAGCCGTCATttttactttctctctctatgtttattttattttcttcttttcaaccctagattattcatgaattcttattTTTCAtctagaatcatgagtagctaaacttcttaattctagggtagttgcgaaagacatgatagttggtttgacgataatttctatcaattaaattttcatattttgggttacttatttattcttgtgcttaattgtttaattacatGATCACTAATTAGACACTATTTGTGGTGCGTGAGTTGGACTTGAaagagggaattcacgtacgtaataagaataaatagagtttgttcgatttaatcattTCACTACTGAGGATAGAAATATACCCTTTACCCCTACTTAGTTGGCTactgttacatctcggagatttcagATTTATTGTATTGCGAGTaaactaa
Protein-coding sequences here:
- the LOC132617236 gene encoding UDP-glucose 6-dehydrogenase 3-like isoform X1; this encodes MYTLSCLITPLCKKKKLILIVKEDLWEFSKIEKDCEGGFVGVFQDRKGFYKGKMVKICCIGAGYVGGPTMAVVALKCPSVEVAVVDISVPRITAWNSDQLPIYEPGLEDVVKECRGRNLFFSTDVEKHVCEADIVFVSVNTPTKTRGLGAGKAADLTYWESAARMIADVSKSDKIVVEKSTVPVKTAEAIEKILTHNSKGINFQILSNPEFLAEGTAIQDLFNPDRVLIGGRETPGGQKAIQALKDIYAQWVPESQILTTNLWSAELSKLAANAFLAQRISSVNAMSALCEATGANVSEVSYAVGKDSRIGPKFLNASVGFGGSCFQKDILNLVYICECNGLPEVAEYWKQVIKINDYQKIRFVNRVVASMFNTVSGKKVAVLGFAFKKDTGDTRETPAIDVCKGLLGDKAKLSIYDPQVNEDQIQRDLAMNKFDWDHPLHLQPMSPTNVKQVSVVWDAYTATKDAHAVCILTEWEGFKKLDYKKIYDNMQKPAFIFDGRNVIDAEKLREIGFIVYAIGKPLDAWLKDMPAVV
- the LOC132617236 gene encoding UDP-glucose 6-dehydrogenase 3-like isoform X2 — its product is MRFYKGKMVKICCIGAGYVGGPTMAVVALKCPSVEVAVVDISVPRITAWNSDQLPIYEPGLEDVVKECRGRNLFFSTDVEKHVCEADIVFVSVNTPTKTRGLGAGKAADLTYWESAARMIADVSKSDKIVVEKSTVPVKTAEAIEKILTHNSKGINFQILSNPEFLAEGTAIQDLFNPDRVLIGGRETPGGQKAIQALKDIYAQWVPESQILTTNLWSAELSKLAANAFLAQRISSVNAMSALCEATGANVSEVSYAVGKDSRIGPKFLNASVGFGGSCFQKDILNLVYICECNGLPEVAEYWKQVIKINDYQKIRFVNRVVASMFNTVSGKKVAVLGFAFKKDTGDTRETPAIDVCKGLLGDKAKLSIYDPQVNEDQIQRDLAMNKFDWDHPLHLQPMSPTNVKQVSVVWDAYTATKDAHAVCILTEWEGFKKLDYKKIYDNMQKPAFIFDGRNVIDAEKLREIGFIVYAIGKPLDAWLKDMPAVV
- the LOC132617236 gene encoding UDP-glucose 6-dehydrogenase 3-like isoform X3, producing the protein MVKICCIGAGYVGGPTMAVVALKCPSVEVAVVDISVPRITAWNSDQLPIYEPGLEDVVKECRGRNLFFSTDVEKHVCEADIVFVSVNTPTKTRGLGAGKAADLTYWESAARMIADVSKSDKIVVEKSTVPVKTAEAIEKILTHNSKGINFQILSNPEFLAEGTAIQDLFNPDRVLIGGRETPGGQKAIQALKDIYAQWVPESQILTTNLWSAELSKLAANAFLAQRISSVNAMSALCEATGANVSEVSYAVGKDSRIGPKFLNASVGFGGSCFQKDILNLVYICECNGLPEVAEYWKQVIKINDYQKIRFVNRVVASMFNTVSGKKVAVLGFAFKKDTGDTRETPAIDVCKGLLGDKAKLSIYDPQVNEDQIQRDLAMNKFDWDHPLHLQPMSPTNVKQVSVVWDAYTATKDAHAVCILTEWEGFKKLDYKKIYDNMQKPAFIFDGRNVIDAEKLREIGFIVYAIGKPLDAWLKDMPAVV